GGCACCGGCCGCGACGGTGCGGTCGAGCGCGCGGCGGGTGCGGTCGGGGTCGCCGATCGGGTCGACCGGGCGGCCGGCGCCCAGCACCACCTCGAAGCCGTCGGGCAGCGGGGCCTTGTCGAGCATCTCCCGCAGCCGGTCGTGGGGGAGGCCGAAGGGCACCCAGCCGTCGCCGTGCTCGCGGGCGCGGCGCAGGCTGCGGGGCGTGTGGCCGCCGATCCAGAACGGGACCCGAGGCTGGACCGCGTGCGGCTCGACGACCACGTCGGCGAAGGGGAAGCGCGGGCCGTCGTACACGGGGGTGGCCGTGGACAGCGCGGCGCGCAGTGCCGGAAGGGCGTCGTCGGCGACGGCGCCGCGCTCGGCGTACGCCGCACCGAGCAGGTCGAACTCCTCCTCGATCGACCCCACGCCCAGGCCGAGGACGAGGCGGCCGCCGCTGAGGACGTCGAGGGTGCCGTAGCGCTTCGCGATCGCGAGCGGGTGGTGGTACCCGATCACGAGGACCTGGGTGACCAGCCGGATCCGCTGCGTGTGGGCCGCGAGATAGCCGAGGGTCGCCAGCGGGTCCCAGTAGGTGCCACCGCGCTGCTCGGCGATGGCCGTCGGGACGGCCACGTGCTCGGAGCAGGTCAGGTGGTCGAAGCCCAGGCGGTCGGCTGCGGTGGCGATCGCGGCCAGCCCGGCGGGACCGGCCGTGCGCTCCCAGGCGCCGAAGAAGCCGGGCAGGGCGGTGACGACCGGACTGGTGATGCCGACGCGCATGGTGCTCCTCGCTCTCGTGGACGGGTCCCCCATCCAAGCCGTCGGCGGCGTCCGGTGGCGCGGACCGGTCCCGGTGACCGGGCGGCGCAGCTAGCTAGAATGAATTTCAGAAATGGTCTTCCGTCTATCGCTCGGCGGTGTTAGCGTCGTCACTAGAATTCATTTCAATTCTTGGCTGTGGGAGGTAGCGATGTCGGCACTCGCGATGGAGCAGGCGGACGTCACGACGAGTACGACGACGCGCGAGCTGCCGCCGTCGATGGTCGAGCGGATGACGCTGATCCTCGACCTGTTCACCGAGCGGCAGACCTGGCTGACGCTGGAGGAGATCGCCCGCTCGACGGGCCTCCCGCGCTCCACCGCGCACCGCATCCTCGACCAGCTGGTCCGCCTCGACTGGCTCGAGCACGCCTCGGTCGGCTACGGGCTCGGCCGCCGCTCGCTCGTCCTGGGCGGGGGGTCAGCCGAGCACGCGGACCTCCGCTCCGCGGCATCGCCGTACCTCCACGACCTGCTGCTGCGCACCGGCGCCGTGATCCACCTCGGCGTCCTCGAGGGCGCGCGGGTCACCTACCTCGACAAGCTCGGCGGCCGCTTCGCGACCACCGTGCCCTCGCGGGTCGGCGGCTCCGCGCCCGCGCACTGCACCGGCCTCGGCAAGGCGATGCTCGCCTGGCTCGAGCCCGAGCACGTCGACGCGCTGGTGGGGGAGGAGCTCCGGCCCCGCACCCCCTCGACGATCCCCGGTCTCGAGAAGCTCCACGTCGAGCTCGCCCGGATCCGGGCGCGGTCGGGGCTCGCGCTGGAGCGGGGCGAGTGCTTCCCCGACATCGCCTGCGTGGCCGCCGCGGTGCGCGGGCCGCGAGGTCCGGTCGGCGCGATCTCGATCGTCGCCGCGGCAGGTACGGCGCTCGAGCGGGTCGCGCCGCTGGTGCTCGACGCCACGCGGCGCATCGCTGCCGACCTGTTCCCGGACGTGGATCCGTTGAGTCGGCGGTTGCACGTCGTGGACTGAGGGAGTTTCACCGGCCGGCCGGTGAAACTCCCGCGCTGGGACGACAGAACTCACGCTTGGACGACGAAGTTTCATCG
Above is a genomic segment from Nocardioides aromaticivorans containing:
- a CDS encoding LLM class F420-dependent oxidoreductase, with amino-acid sequence MRVGITSPVVTALPGFFGAWERTAGPAGLAAIATAADRLGFDHLTCSEHVAVPTAIAEQRGGTYWDPLATLGYLAAHTQRIRLVTQVLVIGYHHPLAIAKRYGTLDVLSGGRLVLGLGVGSIEEEFDLLGAAYAERGAVADDALPALRAALSTATPVYDGPRFPFADVVVEPHAVQPRVPFWIGGHTPRSLRRAREHGDGWVPFGLPHDRLREMLDKAPLPDGFEVVLGAGRPVDPIGDPDRTRRALDRTVAAGATVVNVHVTATSADHYVDQLAALADLADLTPLEAR
- a CDS encoding IclR family transcriptional regulator; this translates as MSALAMEQADVTTSTTTRELPPSMVERMTLILDLFTERQTWLTLEEIARSTGLPRSTAHRILDQLVRLDWLEHASVGYGLGRRSLVLGGGSAEHADLRSAASPYLHDLLLRTGAVIHLGVLEGARVTYLDKLGGRFATTVPSRVGGSAPAHCTGLGKAMLAWLEPEHVDALVGEELRPRTPSTIPGLEKLHVELARIRARSGLALERGECFPDIACVAAAVRGPRGPVGAISIVAAAGTALERVAPLVLDATRRIAADLFPDVDPLSRRLHVVD